CCGAACCAAGGAAACTTCTGATGGATTTACGCCCCCTGAGCTTTACGCTAAAGGTACTATAGCTCGTGCGTATAGCGATATTTATTCACTGGCAGCTACGCTCTATAAACTTCTGACGGGGATAACACCTGTCAATGCGGTAAAGCGCAAAGTGGATGGTGAGCATTTAGTGTCTCCAAAAGAATTCAATCCTCAGATTAGCGATCGCACAAACCAAGCAATTTTGACGGGGATGAAGCTAGATCCAAAGGAGCGATCGCAGTCAATGCCGGAATGGCTCGATTCTCTAGGATTAACTGGAGAAACTCGCCAACCTGAATCTGCTGGAGTTCCTAACACCAACTTAAATCAAGAGAAAAAAATCAATTGGACAGCGATAGCAGCTATTGGAACCTTACTCTCAGGCATTGCTGCTTTGATTGTTATTTTCAAACCATCTCCGCCCACAAGCCCACCGTCACTGTCTCCCGGTCCCTCATCTACCAAAACACCGTAGAATGAGCTAAACTTTCATCAGGGTGCTGGCATTAAAGTAATTTTTTAAGTATTTTTTCAGACTTAGAGGTGTTCATGCCTTGGACAGCAGGACAATGCTTGCAAGGTGGCAAATATGTAATTGGGGAAGTCCTGGGGCAGGGGGGATTCGGGATTACTTACAAAGCGTTGCATATTGAGCTAAACCAGACGGTTGTTATTAAGACACCCAATGAATATCTCAGGCATGATCCTGAGTATGACAAGTACATAGAGCCATTTATCAAAGAAGGGCGGACACTGGCACGCTTATCTCAAGACTCCCATCCTCACATTGTGGGAGTGATTGAGCTGTTTAAGGAAGGTGCAATCCACTGCTTGGTAATGGAATTTGTTGAGGGAGAAAATTTGTTTGAAGCGGTGAGGCGTAGAGGAGCTTTAACAGAAGCGGAGATCTTACCTTGCATCTGCCAAATTGGGGAAGCTTTGAGCGTAGTGCATCAAGCAGGGTTAGTACACCGAGATGCCCACCCTGGAAATATCATGTTGCAGAGAAATGGCAGAGCGGTTTTAATTGACTTTGGAATTGCCAAACAAGTAGTTCCCTCAACTATTAGTTCAACTAACAAGCATGGTCATGAAGCCTTTGCGCCATATGAGCAGAAGGTCAGAGGTAGTCGGGAGCCAACTGTCGATGTTTACTGTCTGGCTGCTACACTCTATTATGCAGTGACAGGTCAGCGTCCAACAACCTCTTTGGCTCGCAAGCTCGATAATGCTTCTCTAAAATCACCTAAACAAATTAATCCAAGCATTAGCGATCAATTAAATCAAGCAATTCTCAAGGGTATGGCGCTGGAGGCAAACGACCGCCCTCAGTCAATGCAGGCATGGTTGACAATGCTAAAAGCACCAAAAGCAGTGCCTCCACCTTTAGTTGATATCAAGTTGCAATCAAAGGTATCACCTGTCATTGCGAGTGAAACGAAGTGGAACGAAGCAATCTCCCCTAAAGCGCTACTACAACAGAACGTAACTTGGTATGAGCCAGTTCATAAAACAGAAGTAGTTCGTCGCCAATTCGACGAGTCAAAGTCAAAACCAGCTACTAAATCACCTAGAATTATTCCTTGGGTAAGGTTGGTTGGTATATTGTTTATTTACATATTTATAGGCTACTGCTTGGCTTTCTTTCTCTCTAAGGCTCCGTTATTTTGGGTGGTTTGTACTTGGGCTTTTGTTTGGGCTTTTGTTTGGTGGGCTGTGGCTGTTGCTGTGACTTTGACTTGGGCTGCTTGGGTTTGGGCTGTGGCTGTTGCTGGGACTTTGTTTTGGGCTAGGACTTTGTTTTGGGTTGTGGTTTGGGCTTGGTTTGTGGCTTCGATTGCAAGAAAATTACAAGAATCCTTTAGCAAGATTCATACCTTTCTGATTTTGGCTGGCACTTCTAATCTAGGCTTGAGTTTGGGATGGTTAGGACATAGGATTTTTCATACAGGTTCATAGTTTTATCATCTGAAGCTAACTGGCAAAACATTTTGTAGCTGTTGTATCGACTGGAGAAGCGATGCAGTAGCGACAAGCCGAGAAAGCGTCTACGCACCTGTAATATCAGGTTCGGTTAAAGACTTATCATTACCAAGCTGCACCGAACCCCTCCCCTCAATCCCCTCCCCTTAGCAAGGGGAGGGGAGGTTTTGGCGTCAGACAAAACCGGGGTGGGGTTCTTCGGGATTTATAAGCAATTAAGCGAACTTGATATAAACCACAGTCCAAAAATATTAGGCTTCTGGTTCAACACCAAGCGATTGATTGCTCTTAAGAGTTTCAACAATCCATCTGTCGCATTCTTTTTTCAAATTAGTATAATTTTCTGTGTCACCCTGTCAGCAGATCACTCCACAATATCTGCGCTATGAATAGAAATGTAAGGGAAAATAACGACACAGGAACTTGCTGCTATGCGATGTTTGAAAGACTTGTCAAATTCCACCCTTTTTTCGTCACTCTGGATAAGCACCAAGGATTGTTTTCGTAACAAAAATAAAGACATGTGATTTGCATGTATTATTTGTTACATATATAATGAAACAGCTTTATAAGCATCACCACTCCAACTGATTCCTAGAAAAGGTGTTCTATGGTAGTTATCAACGGTGCAACAGGGAACGATTGTTTAAAGGGAACGCAAGACAATGATTTCATTTATGGTAATTTAGGAAACGACGTTTTGATCGGTCTTGCTGGTGACGACTTTTTGGAAGGTAAAGAGGGTAACGACCTACTTATAGGCAATGACGGTAACGATATTCTATATGCTGGACTTAGCAAAGTACCATATGCCCCAGGTTACGGAGGAGACTCAAAGAGCGTAAATTTACTGTATGGGGGTAAAGGCGACGACCAGTTATTTGGCTCACTGGGTAAGGATTTCCTGTTTGGTGGTGATGGCAATGATCGAATTATAGGTTTGTCTGGTGATGACTATTTAGATGGCGGCGACGGTAACGACAGATTAGATGGTGGGTTCGGCAATGATATCCTGATTGGTGGTAATGGAAATGACATCTTATACGATGGAACTTACAAGGATGGCGGTGGCAATGATATCCTTTTAGGTGGTAATGGAAATGATATTCTCAACAGTGGACGCGGCAATGATATTCTTGTCGGTGGAAAAGGGAATGATATTCTCACTGGCGCTGGATACATACCGAGTGGTAGTTCTGGTGGTAGCTATGGAGTAAATGAAATAGATACCCTCATTGGAGGGGAAGGGAGAGATACATTCAACCTTGGAGGGCGGAATGCTGCTGGTACTTTCTCGGTTTACTATGATGACGGTAACAAATTCACCACTGGGGAGAAGGACTACGCTCTGATTGCTGACTTTAACCCAAATGAGGATATAATCCAGCTTGTAGGAACAGCATCTGACTATATCTTGGGATCATCTCCTGCTGGCTTACCAAATGGAATAACTATCAACCTGAAAAAACCTGATAGTCAATTGAATGAACTTATTGCAATTGTACCAGGTGTTTCAGATTTGAGTCTTGACAGTAGCTACTTCAGATTTATCTAACGCTTGTTGTGATTTCGCATAGCCTTATGAATTTTCTTCCATTTTTCTTTTTCAGCTAAGTTGAGTCTTTCATCTTGTTTACGGGCAAGATAGTTGAGTTCCTTTTGCAGCTTTTGGTAGTTTAGAAATCTTTGGTAGTCGAGTCTACCTTCGTCCAACGCCTGCTGTACTGGGCAACCAGGTTCACAGTTGTGCTGGCAATTTCGGAAGTGACACTGCTGTGCTAGTGTTTCAATATCTGCAAATGTTTCCTGTAAACTTTCGTCACCCGCCCAAATTTGGATTTCCCTCATTCCTGGGGTATCCATAATTAAGCCACCCGTTGGCAGTACAATTAACTCTCGATGAGTAGTTGTGTGTTTACCTCGGTCATCACTGTGTCGCACTGATTGAACAGTTTGAACAGCTGTTCCGATGAGTTGATTAGTGATGGTAGATTTGCCAACGCCAGACGATCCTAATAAAGCAACCGTTTGTCCAGGTTGGAGGTGTGGCTTTAAGGCATTGAATCCTTGATGGTTGGTAGCGCTTAAAACTACGATGGGTATGCCGAGGGCAATCGCCTCCACTTGAGTCAAACACCGTTCAACATTCTCACACAAATCTGCCTTATTTAAGACAATCACCGGATTTGCACCGCTATCCCAAGCCAGAATAAGATAGCGCTCAATTCTTCTGGGGTTGAAATCTCCATCTAATCCAGAGACTAACAAAACAGTATCAACGTTAGTTGCAACGATTTGTTCTTCTGTTTTCGCACCTGCTATTTTGCGGGAAAATTTGCTTTTCCTGGGCAAAATCTCGTGGATAGTTGCTTGCTTTTCGGAATCTCTTGCACGGATAACAACCCAATCCCCTACTGCAGGAAAATCTTTGGTTTGGGAAGCCTGATACCGCAGTTTACCTGTCACTTCTGCTGACAGTTCTCCATATTCGCTGTAAAGGATGTATGTCTTTCTATGTTCAATGGCTACCCTACCAACAATAAATCCTTCTTGGCGATAGGGTTCAAAGCTGTTAGCAAAAAAATTGCTCCAGCCCAAAGAATCTAAATTCATTTAAACTTCCTCAATGTGTGCTACTTGTTTTGCACAAGGCGCACAGAGGATTTTTGAGTTTCATTCCTACGATACAAAGGACTGAACGGTAATCTCTGCGCCTTGTGTTCGATGGTTTGGGGTAGTCAAGGTTACCTTGACGGCTAACAATACACTCATCGTTCTTTCTCCTTACGCGCTTGTTAAAGATACTAACACTTGCGCCCTTGCTAATTCCGGATAACTAAGGCAAAACTCGTGAAGAGCCATTTTATCTTTACTGATATCTTGCACCATTACTTTGTAAACCACCAATGCTTACAGTGGTTTTTTGTAAGGTGGGCATTTCTCACTAAGATCTCAAATGTCCATTAGATATCTTTTCTGAGCAATGCCCACCCTACGATTTGTGGTCTATTCATATCAAAGCGCTATATATTAAATAGTGTTTAAATTTACTCAAAAATCATATCTCGTTCCAGTCCATTTTAATGGACTTCGCCTATGAGCCGGGGACTTACAGTCCTAGGCGGACGAGAACGGAATCAAATAATATGTAATAACTGTGACATTTATTTTATCCGGTGCAAAATATAAGTTTAGCGTGTGTGCAATCCATCCATACCTTGTTTAATCCAACTCAAGCAATCGTATTCTGATGAGAATAACTTTGGTGCTGCAATATTATTCAGTGAGTCTGGAGGATAATGATCATAAAAATATCTTCCAGCCTCTTGAAAGACGATAATTAAGTTGTTGCGATAAACGTAGCGAAATTTAAAACTATCGCGATCACTGATAAAATCTGAATATTCGTCAATATGTTCTTTGGCAATATTAATAATATTCTCTATACTACTGCCATAGATTTCGGCTGGATTTTCTGCTTTGTGAAATTGACTTTGATTCGCAACTTCTGATAAGAGTTTATAGGAAGAAATCTCGTGACTATCAATTATACCAAAGACAAACGGAATGATGAGATAACCTTTATATGAAACGGAATTCTCATAAAAAAGACGACTCATATAATACCAATTTTACAAAAGGATATGACAGATATACATTCTCAAACCCATGTTCTGTCTGGGTTTCTTCATTTTGAACTTTGAATTTTGAATTTTGAATTGGTATAACCCTCCTTTGGCTCTTCTACTCAAATTACCACAGTACGTTCACCACAAACTGAGTTGATTCGGGGGATTTTCCAGGATATTCCAAGGAAGAGGAGGAACTGTTGCACCACTGTGTTCCAATAACTTTTGAAAATGACGTGCTGTAGTAGGCGATCGCTCTTCCACAGGACAATGAACAAAAAAATAAATTTGCCTTCCCTGCTGCAACCACTGCTTAATCTGAGTCACCCACTCTTCCATAAAAGGCTGATTCACTGGTAAGTTGGGATGAGAAATAAAGCGAATCAAACTAAAAGGCGCTGTCACGCTAAATTGTACAGGAACTTTGGGTTTACGACGTTCAGATTGTAGTTGTGGATCATCATCTCCAGTGTAGATAGGACGTGAGTCTAGCAGTACCCTACCAACACCAAGCCTTTCTAAAAGTGCTGTCAACTCACTAGTACAGCACGGCGTAAGTTAACCAGGTATTACTGTGGGAGAATGAGTAATTAGATTAAAAGTAGTTTTTGCTGAGAAGCGGAGAATTAGGATGTGGCAGGATTAGCTCCAAAACAATTAAACTTAAGCGATGGCGATCGCTCAGAACTGCAAGAGTTGGTAAACCGACACAATACAGGGCAACAAATAGTACTACGTGCAAAAATAATTCTTCTAGCGTCAGAGGGGAAAAATAATGGCGAAATTGCTCGAACATTAAATATAAGTCTGGATATGGCTCGTTTATGGCGAAACCGATGGTTTAAAACTAGCGATAAAA
This portion of the Brasilonema sennae CENA114 genome encodes:
- a CDS encoding serine/threonine protein kinase; the protein is MPWTAGQCLQGGKYVIGEVLGQGGFGITYKALHIELNQTVVIKTPNEYLRHDPEYDKYIEPFIKEGRTLARLSQDSHPHIVGVIELFKEGAIHCLVMEFVEGENLFEAVRRRGALTEAEILPCICQIGEALSVVHQAGLVHRDAHPGNIMLQRNGRAVLIDFGIAKQVVPSTISSTNKHGHEAFAPYEQKVRGSREPTVDVYCLAATLYYAVTGQRPTTSLARKLDNASLKSPKQINPSISDQLNQAILKGMALEANDRPQSMQAWLTMLKAPKAVPPPLVDIKLQSKVSPVIASETKWNEAISPKALLQQNVTWYEPVHKTEVVRRQFDESKSKPATKSPRIIPWVRLVGILFIYIFIGYCLAFFLSKAPLFWVVCTWAFVWAFVWWAVAVAVTLTWAAWVWAVAVAGTLFWARTLFWVVVWAWFVASIARKLQESFSKIHTFLILAGTSNLGLSLGWLGHRIFHTGS
- a CDS encoding calcium-binding protein; the encoded protein is MVVINGATGNDCLKGTQDNDFIYGNLGNDVLIGLAGDDFLEGKEGNDLLIGNDGNDILYAGLSKVPYAPGYGGDSKSVNLLYGGKGDDQLFGSLGKDFLFGGDGNDRIIGLSGDDYLDGGDGNDRLDGGFGNDILIGGNGNDILYDGTYKDGGGNDILLGGNGNDILNSGRGNDILVGGKGNDILTGAGYIPSGSSGGSYGVNEIDTLIGGEGRDTFNLGGRNAAGTFSVYYDDGNKFTTGEKDYALIADFNPNEDIIQLVGTASDYILGSSPAGLPNGITINLKKPDSQLNELIAIVPGVSDLSLDSSYFRFI
- the rsgA gene encoding ribosome small subunit-dependent GTPase A, producing the protein MNLDSLGWSNFFANSFEPYRQEGFIVGRVAIEHRKTYILYSEYGELSAEVTGKLRYQASQTKDFPAVGDWVVIRARDSEKQATIHEILPRKSKFSRKIAGAKTEEQIVATNVDTVLLVSGLDGDFNPRRIERYLILAWDSGANPVIVLNKADLCENVERCLTQVEAIALGIPIVVLSATNHQGFNALKPHLQPGQTVALLGSSGVGKSTITNQLIGTAVQTVQSVRHSDDRGKHTTTHRELIVLPTGGLIMDTPGMREIQIWAGDESLQETFADIETLAQQCHFRNCQHNCEPGCPVQQALDEGRLDYQRFLNYQKLQKELNYLARKQDERLNLAEKEKWKKIHKAMRNHNKR